The following proteins come from a genomic window of Sphingobium cloacae:
- the flgC gene encoding flagellar basal body rod protein FlgC, protein MSGSGPMNVFDIAGRAMSAQLVRLNTTASNMANAGNVSGSAAEAYRAIKPVFRSVTDSPGVSTVKVENVVTTNAQPVKRHDPNHPLADANGDVWEAAVDSSAELVDMIETARMYQNNVQVLNTAKSLMMETIRIGK, encoded by the coding sequence ATGAGCGGCTCCGGTCCCATGAACGTGTTCGACATCGCCGGCCGCGCCATGAGCGCGCAGCTGGTGCGCCTCAACACCACCGCCTCCAACATGGCGAACGCCGGCAATGTGTCGGGCAGCGCGGCGGAAGCCTATCGCGCGATCAAGCCGGTCTTCCGCTCCGTCACCGACAGCCCCGGCGTGTCGACGGTGAAGGTGGAGAATGTCGTCACCACCAATGCCCAGCCGGTCAAGCGCCACGATCCCAATCACCCGCTGGCCGACGCCAATGGCGATGTGTGGGAAGCGGCCGTGGATAGCAGCGCCGAGCTGGTCGACATGATCGAGACCGCCCGCATGTACCAGAATAACGTGCAGGTGCTGAACACCGCCAAATCCCTGATGATGGAAACCATAAGGATCGGCAAATGA
- a CDS encoding flagellin N-terminal helical domain-containing protein translates to MTVIGTNSSALRATNASTASSKALSTAMERLSTGKRINSAKDDAAGLAIASTMTSQIRGMTQGIRNANDGISLAQTAEGSLGEVSNMLQRMRELTVQALNGTNDTNSKANITSELDQLSTQISSVMTNSKFNGIALFPTTAATITIQAGSSASDSVSMSVGGIDLSAVVGASAATVSAGTATTATLALYDTALQSVSTARANLGAVQSRLESTVNSLTANVTNLSDARSRIEDADFSSETTALAKAQILSQASTAMLAQANQSQQNVLKLIS, encoded by the coding sequence ATGACTGTTATCGGAACCAACTCTTCCGCTCTGCGCGCCACCAACGCTTCGACCGCGTCGAGCAAGGCGCTCAGCACCGCGATGGAACGCCTGTCCACCGGCAAGCGCATCAACAGCGCGAAGGACGACGCCGCCGGCCTCGCCATCGCCTCGACCATGACCTCGCAGATCCGCGGCATGACGCAGGGCATCCGCAACGCCAATGACGGCATCTCGCTGGCGCAGACGGCGGAAGGTTCGCTGGGCGAAGTCAGCAACATGCTGCAGCGCATGCGGGAACTGACCGTCCAGGCGCTGAACGGCACCAACGACACCAATTCGAAGGCGAACATCACGTCGGAACTCGACCAGCTGTCGACCCAGATCAGCAGCGTGATGACGAACAGCAAGTTCAACGGCATCGCGCTCTTCCCGACGACGGCGGCGACCATCACGATCCAGGCCGGTTCCAGCGCGTCCGACTCGGTTTCCATGTCGGTGGGCGGCATCGATCTTTCGGCCGTCGTCGGCGCCAGCGCCGCGACCGTCAGCGCCGGCACGGCCACCACGGCCACCCTGGCGCTCTATGACACGGCGCTCCAGTCGGTCTCGACCGCCCGCGCCAATCTCGGCGCCGTGCAGAGCCGCCTGGAATCGACGGTGAACAGCCTGACCGCGAACGTCACCAACCTGTCCGACGCCCGCAGCCGGATCGAGGACGCGGACTTCTCGTCCGAGACCACCGCTCTCGCCAAGGCGCAGATCCTGAGCCAGGCTTCGACCGCGATGCTCGCCCAGGCGAACCAGAGCCAGCAGAACGTCCTGAAGCTCATCAGCTAA
- a CDS encoding sigma-54 interaction domain-containing protein, whose product MSSLDVSQRVCALVPGLQHWLENAFFAVRAVDAAAPRERDERRVLLATEIAHATHRDILITIVEGAPSLVPAANGLPARVAFGLEDMGFAFALIAELARPDTIPAVGDNSSARLMTLAGRVARSDATVLIQGDTGTGKEGMARFLHAQSGRVSGDFIAVNCAALPETMMEAMLFGHKKGSFTGAANASEGLFLAADGGTLFLDEIAELPLALQAKLLRALQEGEVLPVGATHPVPVNVRVIAACNRNLADECAAGRFREDLYWRLNVMPLELRPLAERPGDIAAIAAAMLLRHQDLAKDAFVWPTADALAKLEDHAWPGNARELGNVLQRALVLRDGARIDADDLHLAAAPQPVRHSAPVLVPDEPVKLRDVARLSKLEAIRLALRETDGHRAAAARKLGISERTLRYRLAEMRELAAA is encoded by the coding sequence ATGTCGTCTCTCGACGTCAGCCAAAGGGTCTGCGCGCTGGTTCCGGGGTTGCAGCACTGGCTTGAAAATGCCTTTTTCGCGGTGCGGGCGGTGGATGCCGCCGCGCCGCGCGAGCGGGACGAACGCCGCGTGCTGCTGGCGACGGAGATCGCCCATGCGACCCATCGCGACATCCTCATCACCATCGTCGAGGGCGCGCCTTCGCTGGTGCCGGCCGCCAACGGCCTGCCGGCCCGCGTGGCCTTTGGCCTGGAGGATATGGGCTTCGCCTTCGCGCTGATCGCGGAGCTGGCCCGTCCCGATACCATCCCCGCCGTGGGCGACAATAGCAGCGCCCGGCTGATGACGCTGGCGGGCCGCGTGGCGCGCAGCGACGCGACGGTGCTGATCCAGGGCGACACCGGCACGGGCAAGGAAGGCATGGCGCGCTTCCTGCACGCCCAGTCGGGCCGCGTGTCGGGCGACTTCATCGCGGTCAATTGCGCCGCCCTTCCTGAAACCATGATGGAAGCGATGCTGTTCGGCCACAAGAAGGGCAGCTTCACCGGCGCGGCCAATGCGTCGGAAGGGCTGTTCCTGGCGGCGGACGGCGGCACGCTGTTCCTCGACGAGATCGCCGAACTGCCGCTGGCCTTGCAGGCGAAGCTGCTGCGGGCGTTGCAGGAGGGCGAAGTGCTGCCCGTCGGCGCGACGCATCCGGTGCCGGTGAATGTCCGCGTGATCGCGGCGTGCAACCGCAATCTTGCCGACGAATGCGCCGCCGGGCGGTTCCGCGAAGACCTTTACTGGCGTTTGAACGTCATGCCGCTGGAACTGCGCCCGCTGGCCGAGCGCCCCGGCGACATCGCCGCGATCGCCGCCGCCATGCTGCTGCGGCATCAGGATCTGGCGAAGGACGCCTTCGTCTGGCCGACCGCCGATGCGCTGGCGAAGCTGGAGGATCATGCATGGCCCGGCAATGCCCGCGAGCTGGGCAATGTGCTGCAACGCGCGCTGGTGCTGCGCGACGGGGCGCGGATCGACGCCGATGACCTGCATCTGGCCGCCGCGCCGCAGCCGGTGCGCCATTCCGCGCCGGTCCTGGTTCCCGACGAGCCGGTGAAGCTGCGCGACGTGGCGCGCCTGTCCAAGCTGGAGGCGATCCGCCTCGCCCTGCGCGAGACGGACGGGCATCGCGCCGCCGCCGCGCGGAAGCTGGGCATTTCGGAACGGACCCTGCGCTATCGGCTGGCCGAGATGCGCGAACTGGCCGCCGCCTGA
- a CDS encoding flagella basal body P-ring formation protein FlgA, translating to MSAAPVLAQQKFENLDRIDSLVAMTAGANMGEPGGPAAPVDRRLKLAACPTTPSVEGPVFGAAMVKCDALGWRIRVPLVPGGAAAAASGPVARYTAAARVQPKEAVVKRGDPVQLMAGNASFSVSRMMVADEDGAIGETIRVREDKKSSPILAQVVDMGMVRIPGFNDF from the coding sequence ATGAGCGCCGCACCGGTGCTGGCGCAGCAGAAATTCGAGAATCTGGACCGGATCGACAGCCTCGTCGCGATGACCGCGGGAGCCAATATGGGCGAGCCGGGCGGTCCTGCCGCGCCGGTCGACAGGCGGCTGAAACTGGCGGCCTGTCCGACGACGCCCAGTGTCGAAGGGCCGGTTTTCGGCGCGGCGATGGTGAAGTGCGACGCGCTGGGATGGCGCATCCGGGTGCCTCTGGTCCCCGGCGGCGCGGCGGCGGCGGCGTCCGGGCCGGTGGCGCGCTATACCGCCGCCGCGCGGGTCCAGCCGAAGGAAGCGGTGGTCAAGCGCGGCGATCCCGTGCAATTGATGGCGGGCAACGCGTCGTTCAGCGTGTCGCGCATGATGGTCGCGGACGAGGACGGCGCGATCGGAGAGACGATCCGGGTGCGCGAGGACAAGAAATCCTCGCCCATATTGGCGCAGGTCGTGGATATGGGCATGGTGCGCATTCCGGGATTTAATGATTTTTGA
- a CDS encoding glucan biosynthesis protein, with translation MTMIDRRAMIAASSAALLLPRPLFAQGRNDAFSWDMLVAMAQRLARAPYKETPLHPGAAKVDYDALHQARFREERTLWGDLPGHTGIRFFPLSANAAQPVAITIVENGRARPLAYDPAMFETPPGNAVAALGPDAGFAGFRIMNAARDGDWLSFLGASYFRAPGPQKQFGLSARAVAINTSIAGKEEFPRFTRFWLERTGPDSVTVHALLDGASITGAFRFVNRYTPQGVRQDVSAALFPRRPIEELGLMPMTSMFWYDQANRIQGTDWRPEIHDSDMLAIASADGTAHGRPLVNPSAPRVDVFEESNPAGFGLLQRDRDFSHYQDDGVFYDRRPSLWAAPSKKLGAGEVRLYAFPTDSEYTDNIAAYWTPSAAVRPGRRIDASYRLDWSAAQRPASSTAAWVTDVWRGRGDQPGHDRLVIDFAGVKEAKPEIWADAAHGTLLKKAGYPVLGQRDLFRVVLDVARQGGGATDIRVQLRSGNRAISEYVHYPLGA, from the coding sequence ATGACCATGATCGACCGGCGCGCGATGATCGCCGCCTCCAGCGCCGCCCTTCTCCTCCCCCGCCCGCTTTTCGCCCAGGGCCGGAACGACGCCTTTTCATGGGACATGCTGGTCGCCATGGCCCAGCGCCTCGCCCGCGCGCCCTATAAGGAAACGCCGCTCCACCCCGGCGCGGCCAAGGTCGATTATGACGCGCTGCATCAGGCCCGCTTCCGGGAAGAGCGCACGCTCTGGGGCGACCTGCCCGGCCATACCGGCATCCGCTTCTTCCCCCTGAGCGCCAACGCCGCCCAGCCCGTCGCGATCACCATCGTGGAAAATGGCCGCGCCCGCCCTCTCGCCTACGATCCCGCCATGTTCGAGACGCCGCCCGGCAATGCGGTCGCGGCGCTCGGCCCCGACGCCGGTTTCGCGGGCTTCCGCATCATGAACGCGGCGCGCGACGGGGACTGGCTCTCCTTCCTGGGCGCCAGCTATTTCCGCGCCCCCGGCCCGCAGAAACAGTTCGGCCTTTCCGCCCGCGCCGTCGCGATCAACACCAGCATCGCGGGCAAGGAGGAGTTTCCCCGCTTCACCCGCTTCTGGCTGGAGCGCACCGGCCCCGACAGCGTCACCGTCCACGCCCTGCTGGACGGCGCGTCGATCACCGGGGCCTTCCGTTTCGTCAACCGCTACACGCCGCAGGGCGTCCGGCAGGATGTCAGCGCCGCCCTCTTCCCCCGCCGTCCCATAGAGGAACTGGGCCTCATGCCCATGACCAGCATGTTCTGGTACGATCAGGCGAACCGCATCCAGGGCACCGACTGGCGGCCCGAAATCCACGACAGCGACATGCTCGCCATCGCCAGCGCGGACGGCACGGCGCATGGTCGCCCGCTCGTCAACCCCTCCGCCCCGCGCGTCGATGTCTTTGAAGAGAGCAATCCGGCGGGCTTCGGCCTGCTCCAGCGCGACCGCGACTTCAGCCATTATCAGGATGACGGCGTATTCTACGACCGCCGCCCCTCGCTCTGGGCCGCGCCGTCGAAGAAGCTCGGCGCGGGCGAGGTCCGCCTCTACGCCTTCCCGACCGACAGCGAATATACCGACAATATCGCCGCTTACTGGACCCCTTCCGCCGCCGTCCGTCCGGGCAGGCGGATCGACGCCAGCTACCGGCTCGACTGGTCGGCGGCGCAGCGGCCCGCCTCATCCACCGCCGCATGGGTCACGGACGTGTGGCGCGGGCGCGGCGATCAGCCGGGCCACGACCGGCTGGTCATCGACTTCGCGGGCGTGAAGGAGGCCAAGCCCGAAATCTGGGCCGACGCCGCCCATGGGACGCTTCTGAAAAAAGCCGGCTATCCCGTCCTGGGCCAGCGCGATCTCTTCCGCGTCGTGCTGGATGTCGCGCGGCAGGGCGGCGGAGCGACGGATATTCGCGTTCAACTCCGCTCCGGCAATCGCGCCATCAGCGAATATGTGCATTATCCGCTGGGCGCATGA
- the flgM gene encoding flagellar biosynthesis anti-sigma factor FlgM yields MIKSVGQSLSAAVEASRIREGGKTRAASTGTEQASASSAASASPAARMAAEGAPVDMDRVAAIKAAIASGHYPVNASAIAERMLALDLPVAG; encoded by the coding sequence ATGATCAAGTCAGTTGGCCAGAGCCTGAGCGCCGCCGTCGAAGCATCCCGCATCCGGGAAGGCGGCAAGACGCGCGCGGCTTCCACCGGCACGGAACAGGCCTCCGCTTCATCCGCGGCTTCGGCCAGCCCGGCCGCCCGCATGGCGGCGGAAGGCGCGCCGGTCGACATGGATCGCGTCGCGGCGATCAAGGCGGCCATCGCTTCGGGCCATTATCCGGTCAATGCTTCGGCCATCGCCGAACGGATGCTGGCGCTCGACCTGCCGGTCGCGGGATAA
- the fliE gene encoding flagellar hook-basal body complex protein FliE — protein MSSISPTDSVMAIRNAILQKNAALRDVAQTGNAGAAGGAGGVGGTDATRPGGFTEALKSALDQVNGLQSQAGEAAAAFERGETTDIAAVMLAKQQASVSFEATLQVRNKLLSAYKDIMSMPV, from the coding sequence ATGAGCAGCATCTCTCCCACCGACAGCGTGATGGCGATCCGCAACGCCATCCTCCAGAAGAACGCCGCGCTGCGCGACGTCGCTCAGACCGGCAATGCCGGCGCGGCTGGCGGAGCGGGCGGCGTCGGCGGGACCGACGCGACCAGGCCCGGCGGATTTACCGAGGCGCTGAAATCCGCGCTGGATCAGGTCAATGGCCTGCAAAGCCAGGCGGGAGAAGCCGCCGCCGCCTTCGAACGGGGGGAAACGACGGACATCGCCGCGGTCATGCTGGCCAAGCAGCAGGCGTCGGTCAGTTTCGAAGCCACCCTTCAGGTCCGCAACAAACTCCTGTCCGCCTACAAGGACATCATGAGCATGCCGGTGTAA
- a CDS encoding flagellar motor protein MotB, translating to MSAAPPPSAMARRNRWAISFADLLLLLLAFFVLLQASGQRRDVMLAGLSQQFGGRPMRHGIELRAAELFVPGEALLTGTGKARLTAIAHEFSREGGGIEVRSHGTDAARQRFDDWDLAAARLGAVARALRAEGIAESRLSIRGLDQAEGKAGQGQVIRIAPQPG from the coding sequence ATGAGCGCCGCGCCGCCTCCTTCCGCCATGGCCCGGCGAAACCGCTGGGCGATCAGCTTTGCCGATCTGCTGTTGCTGCTGCTGGCCTTCTTCGTGCTGTTGCAGGCGAGCGGGCAGCGGCGCGACGTGATGCTGGCGGGCCTCAGCCAGCAATTTGGCGGGCGGCCGATGCGGCACGGGATCGAGCTGCGCGCGGCGGAGCTGTTCGTGCCGGGCGAGGCGCTGCTGACCGGCACCGGCAAGGCGCGGCTGACCGCGATCGCCCATGAGTTTTCGCGCGAAGGCGGCGGGATCGAAGTGCGCAGCCACGGCACGGACGCGGCGCGGCAGCGGTTCGACGACTGGGATCTGGCGGCGGCAAGGCTGGGCGCGGTGGCGCGGGCCTTGCGGGCCGAGGGGATCGCCGAGAGCCGCCTGTCGATCCGGGGGCTGGACCAGGCCGAAGGGAAAGCGGGGCAGGGACAGGTCATCCGCATCGCGCCGCAGCCTGGGTGA
- a CDS encoding MotA/TolQ/ExbB proton channel family protein encodes MTGIWGHLFDPLTLLAMVAGIGLVALLQNGGAPFARAFAALGPLVTARPARDRDAARAAMLKIDQVAQLRGLSCTDRVKTASPFLSEAARRLANCERIEQFETWAAQALADRGQRHAAARNVWLSIADAAPALGMAGTIIGLVGMFAAMDDPAKLGPSMALALLTTLYGVVIANIVAAPIAARLADLSERELAWQREAVERMLAIARRENAPLRRASIREVA; translated from the coding sequence ATGACGGGAATATGGGGGCATCTGTTCGATCCGCTGACCTTGCTGGCGATGGTCGCGGGGATCGGGCTGGTGGCGCTGTTGCAGAATGGCGGCGCGCCTTTCGCGCGCGCCTTCGCGGCATTGGGGCCGCTGGTGACGGCCCGTCCGGCGCGGGATCGCGACGCGGCGCGGGCGGCGATGCTGAAGATCGACCAGGTGGCGCAGTTGCGCGGCCTGTCCTGCACCGACCGGGTGAAGACCGCCAGTCCCTTCCTTTCCGAAGCCGCGCGCCGGCTCGCCAATTGCGAGCGGATCGAACAGTTCGAGACATGGGCGGCGCAGGCGCTCGCGGATCGCGGGCAGCGCCATGCGGCGGCCCGCAACGTCTGGCTGTCCATCGCCGACGCCGCGCCCGCGCTGGGCATGGCGGGGACGATCATCGGCCTGGTCGGCATGTTCGCGGCGATGGACGATCCCGCGAAGCTGGGTCCGTCCATGGCGCTGGCGCTGCTGACGACGCTGTATGGCGTGGTGATCGCCAATATCGTGGCGGCCCCCATCGCGGCGCGGCTGGCCGACCTTTCCGAGCGGGAGCTGGCTTGGCAGCGGGAAGCGGTGGAGCGGATGCTGGCCATCGCGCGGCGCGAGAATGCGCCGCTGCGCCGCGCGTCGATCCGCGAAGTCGCATGA
- a CDS encoding flagellar hook-basal body complex protein, which translates to MSFYISLSGLKAAQTDLSTTSNNVANVGSNGFKRSQAHFGDIFAAAPMQTTTQVSGQGVRVLGISQQFTQGTLEQTSKSLDLAITGDGFFTVKGADGTVSYTRNGSFAVDDDRYAVDATGARIQIFAVNPSTGALVTPPTNATTPAALTDLVIPTTLNGVANGPQLNSVGVSKEGLVSAIYADGSTVYLGQVAMASFNSLEGLRQQGNAHWTSTVASGEPILGTANQGMYGALETGMLERSNVDITEELVSLISAQRNFQANAKAIEAANTLSTTIVNMRS; encoded by the coding sequence ATGTCCTTCTACATCTCTCTTTCCGGCCTCAAGGCGGCGCAGACCGACCTTTCCACCACGTCCAACAACGTCGCCAACGTGGGTTCCAACGGGTTCAAGCGCAGCCAGGCCCATTTCGGCGACATCTTCGCCGCCGCGCCCATGCAGACCACCACGCAGGTGTCGGGGCAGGGCGTCCGCGTACTGGGCATCTCCCAGCAATTCACGCAAGGCACCCTGGAGCAGACGTCCAAATCGCTGGATCTGGCCATCACCGGCGATGGCTTCTTCACCGTGAAGGGCGCGGACGGCACGGTCAGCTACACGCGCAACGGCTCCTTCGCGGTCGATGACGACCGCTATGCCGTCGACGCCACCGGCGCGCGCATCCAGATATTCGCCGTCAATCCCAGCACCGGCGCGCTCGTCACGCCGCCGACCAACGCGACCACGCCGGCGGCCCTGACGGACCTCGTCATTCCCACGACCCTTAATGGCGTGGCGAACGGCCCGCAGCTGAACAGCGTCGGCGTATCGAAGGAAGGTCTGGTATCGGCCATCTATGCCGATGGCAGCACCGTCTATCTGGGTCAGGTCGCAATGGCCTCCTTCAACAGCCTGGAAGGCCTGCGCCAGCAGGGCAACGCCCACTGGACATCCACCGTGGCGAGCGGCGAGCCGATTCTGGGCACCGCCAATCAGGGCATGTACGGGGCGCTTGAGACCGGCATGCTGGAACGCTCCAACGTGGACATCACGGAGGAACTGGTCAGCCTGATCTCCGCCCAGCGCAACTTCCAGGCGAACGCCAAGGCGATCGAGGCGGCGAACACGCTGTCGACCACCATCGTCAACATGCGCTCGTAA
- the mdoH gene encoding glucans biosynthesis glucosyltransferase MdoH: MKGTDGMKPAHEQPKGASVTRAFEQVPAEMPLAMPVQDFSAAPEGVPARPLNIDLWARRLLVVLLALLPASIAAHEMRISIGLDGISLWEGIYLALFIPLFAWIAFGFATSFIGFLLLTIGRGRGVQPRPLRPGDPLRGQTAILLPVCNEDFLGVLGRLSIMERSLTQVMGGERFEFFILSDSNPENGEIEREAYQAIRHSFSRAVHYRRRALNVGRKPGNIAEWVQRFGGGYDHMIVLDADSVMSGQTMARLAADMELHPHLGLIQTVPTVVGASTLFARWQQFASRLFGPISAAGMIWWAGSEGMFWGHNAILRVRAFAESCGLPELPGRAPFGGHIMSHDMIEAALLRRRGWDVHMVTADDSFEEFPPSLPDLATRDRRWCQGNIQHVPLIAKIKGLHPVSRFQLFVGASAYCTSPLWLALILVVLGGAASGLWPASAVLPSGSLLALTAVLLFGPKLLSMIWALADPARRIGFGGAARMGRGVLLDILLSILMAPVSMLTQTINLFGILMGRKSAWNGQTRDRDGMAIVSAIWLFKWHILLGVGLTLLAIRGNTPLGWMLPVVAGLILAPLLAAVTARKGLGRKADEHGLFQVPEPWWRTQSYRPLRYRLSVHGKTITPTWPANDG, from the coding sequence ATGAAGGGCACGGACGGCATGAAGCCGGCGCATGAACAGCCAAAAGGCGCATCCGTGACGCGGGCCTTCGAACAGGTGCCCGCCGAAATGCCGCTGGCCATGCCGGTGCAGGATTTTTCCGCCGCCCCGGAAGGCGTGCCCGCGCGCCCGCTCAACATCGATCTTTGGGCGCGGCGGCTGCTGGTCGTGCTGCTCGCCCTGCTCCCCGCCTCGATCGCCGCGCATGAAATGCGGATTTCCATCGGCCTCGACGGCATCTCGCTGTGGGAAGGCATTTATCTCGCCCTGTTCATACCGCTTTTCGCGTGGATCGCCTTCGGTTTCGCGACCAGCTTCATCGGTTTCCTGCTGCTCACCATCGGCCGGGGCCGCGGCGTCCAGCCCCGCCCGCTTCGCCCCGGCGATCCGTTGCGCGGCCAGACCGCCATCCTCCTCCCCGTCTGCAATGAGGATTTCCTGGGCGTCCTCGGCCGCCTCTCCATCATGGAGCGGTCGCTGACCCAGGTCATGGGCGGCGAGCGTTTCGAATTTTTCATCCTGAGCGATTCCAACCCCGAAAATGGCGAGATCGAGCGGGAAGCCTATCAGGCGATCCGCCACAGCTTCTCCCGCGCCGTCCATTATCGCCGCCGCGCGCTCAATGTGGGGCGCAAGCCGGGCAATATCGCCGAATGGGTGCAGCGTTTCGGCGGCGGCTACGATCATATGATCGTGCTCGACGCCGACAGCGTGATGAGCGGGCAGACCATGGCCCGCCTCGCCGCCGACATGGAGCTTCACCCGCATCTGGGCCTGATCCAGACCGTTCCCACGGTCGTCGGCGCCTCCACCCTCTTCGCCCGCTGGCAGCAATTCGCCAGCCGCCTCTTCGGCCCGATCTCGGCGGCGGGCATGATCTGGTGGGCAGGGTCCGAAGGCATGTTCTGGGGCCACAACGCCATCCTGCGCGTCCGCGCCTTCGCGGAAAGCTGCGGCCTTCCCGAACTGCCCGGCCGCGCGCCCTTCGGCGGCCACATCATGAGCCACGACATGATCGAGGCGGCGCTGCTGCGGCGGCGCGGCTGGGACGTGCACATGGTGACGGCGGACGACAGTTTCGAGGAATTTCCCCCCTCCCTGCCCGACCTCGCCACCCGCGACCGGCGCTGGTGCCAGGGCAATATCCAGCACGTTCCCCTGATCGCGAAGATCAAGGGGCTGCATCCGGTCAGCCGCTTCCAGCTTTTCGTCGGCGCATCGGCCTATTGCACCTCGCCCTTATGGCTGGCGCTGATCCTCGTCGTGCTGGGCGGCGCGGCGTCCGGCCTCTGGCCCGCGAGCGCGGTGCTGCCGTCGGGCAGCCTGCTCGCCCTGACGGCGGTGCTGCTGTTCGGTCCCAAGCTGCTCTCGATGATCTGGGCGCTGGCCGACCCCGCCCGCCGCATCGGCTTTGGCGGCGCGGCGCGGATGGGCCGGGGCGTGCTGCTCGACATCCTGCTCTCGATCCTGATGGCCCCTGTCAGCATGTTGACGCAGACGATCAACCTCTTCGGCATCCTCATGGGCCGCAAGAGCGCATGGAACGGCCAGACCCGCGACCGCGACGGCATGGCGATCGTCAGCGCGATCTGGCTCTTCAAATGGCATATCCTGCTGGGCGTCGGCCTGACACTGCTCGCGATCCGGGGCAATACGCCGCTGGGCTGGATGCTGCCGGTGGTGGCGGGCCTGATCCTCGCCCCGCTGCTCGCCGCCGTCACCGCGCGCAAGGGCCTTGGCCGCAAGGCGGATGAGCACGGTCTCTTCCAGGTGCCCGAACCCTGGTGGCGCACGCAAAGCTACCGCCCGCTCCGCTACCGCCTGAGCGTCCACGGCAAGACCATCACGCCGACCTGGCCCGCGAATGACGGGTGA
- a CDS encoding flagellar hook assembly protein FlgD, producing MTATSVTDSAGIPVYNPSSIKATGKSEMGQMDFLRLLTTQMQTQDPFEPMDNSQMVAQMATITNSTGIAEMNATLKGLASQLGGSRLGDAASWIGKSMLVESKIVAPDVAGQYIGQLTLGSDAENVSVDLVDGNGNTVRTIDLGAQSKGDVNFYWDGKDDTGETVATGPLQIKVNGASPSRVASWATIAAVQSPADGSASKLITALGTYSPSDAISLA from the coding sequence ATGACCGCCACTTCCGTAACCGACAGCGCGGGCATCCCCGTCTACAATCCTTCGTCGATCAAGGCGACCGGCAAGTCGGAGATGGGCCAGATGGATTTCCTGCGCCTGCTGACGACCCAGATGCAGACGCAGGACCCGTTCGAGCCGATGGACAATTCGCAGATGGTGGCCCAGATGGCGACCATCACCAACTCCACCGGCATCGCGGAAATGAACGCGACGCTCAAGGGCCTCGCCTCGCAGCTTGGCGGATCGCGCCTCGGCGACGCGGCCAGCTGGATCGGCAAGTCGATGCTGGTCGAAAGCAAGATCGTCGCGCCGGATGTCGCGGGCCAGTATATCGGCCAGCTCACGCTGGGCAGCGACGCGGAGAATGTCTCGGTCGACCTGGTCGACGGCAACGGCAACACGGTCCGGACCATCGACCTCGGCGCGCAGTCCAAGGGCGATGTCAACTTCTACTGGGACGGCAAGGACGACACGGGCGAAACCGTCGCCACCGGCCCGCTCCAGATCAAGGTCAACGGCGCCTCGCCCAGCCGGGTCGCCAGTTGGGCCACCATCGCCGCCGTCCAGTCGCCCGCGGACGGCAGCGCGTCGAAACTCATCACCGCGCTCGGCACCTACAGCCCGTCCGACGCCATCAGTCTCGCCTAA
- the flgB gene encoding flagellar basal body rod protein FlgB codes for MSLEDGLFGIHGKALALRSQRLSLLASNIANASTPGYKARDIDFDAALKEATGAAGGSVSKAVDDAMGYRVPLQPSLDGNTVELSTEQTLFAENAVKYRTTLSFLEGRLNTITRALKGE; via the coding sequence ATGTCGCTGGAAGACGGTCTGTTCGGGATCCATGGAAAGGCGCTGGCGCTTCGCTCGCAGCGCCTGTCCCTGCTCGCGTCCAACATCGCCAACGCCTCGACGCCGGGCTACAAGGCGCGCGACATCGACTTCGACGCCGCGCTCAAGGAAGCCACCGGCGCCGCCGGCGGCAGCGTGTCGAAGGCGGTCGACGACGCCATGGGCTACCGCGTCCCGCTCCAGCCCAGCCTCGACGGCAACACCGTCGAACTCAGCACCGAACAGACGCTGTTCGCGGAGAACGCCGTCAAATATCGCACGACCCTTTCCTTCCTGGAAGGTCGCCTCAACACCATCACCCGCGCGCTGAAGGGAGAATGA